A genome region from Chelonia mydas isolate rCheMyd1 chromosome 24, rCheMyd1.pri.v2, whole genome shotgun sequence includes the following:
- the LOC102942182 gene encoding SLAM family member 9 isoform X1, which yields MLGPLPPSLLFLLLAFQAVAAGASGEELGPVRLNGIWGESVTFSLVVPRGSRVDSIVWIAKSTIAIVEPGKEAPPLVIDQRYRERLRVPDGGYSLQIMDLSQEDTGTYTAQITTEGTTEPIFQRFALHVYKRLTESDINIVPGQDSVRTVNGTCNVTLNCSLLGGGEEVTYTWTQTAESSVVSSGASILISHRLRSGVSPVTCMARNPVSSSSKSISPQEVCEGFSSTGFPAGSSSPVTYCQVKGILLLVVLGALLTAIGMVHVLTRDKERLD from the exons ATGCTTGGACCTCTGCcaccttcccttctcttcctcctgctgGCTTTCCAAGCTGTAG CTGCAGGAGCCTCCGGAGAAGAGTTGGGGCCCGTGAGGCTGAACGGGATTTGGGGAGAGTCGGTCACTTTCTCTCTGGTGGTTCCAAGAGGAAGCCGGGTTGACAGTATAGTCTGGATCGCAAAGTCAACTATAGCAATTGTGGAACCAGGAAAAGAAGCCCCACCCCTAGTGATAGATCAACGTTACAGAGAGCGACTGAGAGTCCCGGACGGGGGCTACTCATTGCAAATCATGGACCTAAGCCAGGAGGACACGGGCACATACACGGCACAAATAACCACAGAAGGAACCACTGAGCCCATCTTCCAGAGATTCGCCCTGCACGTGTACA AACGACTGACAGAGTCCGACATCAACATCGTCCCCGGGCAGGACTCCGTGCGCACTGTGAATGGGACGTGTAACGTCACCCTGAACTGCTCCctcctggggggaggagaggaagtgaCCTACACCTGGACCCAGACAGCAGAGAGCTCTGTTGTCTCCAGTGGGGCATCCATTCTCATCTCGCACAGACTCAGAAGTGGGGTCTCACCTGTTACCTGCATGGCCAGGAACCCTGTCAGTAGCAGCTCAAAATCAATCTCCCCACAGGAGGTTTGTGAAG GTTTCTCCAGCACTGGCTTCCCAGCAGGGTCAAGCAGCCCAGTGACCTATTGCCAGGTGAAGGGGATTCTCCTGCTGGTGGTGCTAGGAGCCCTGCTCACAGCCATCGGcatggtgcacgtcctcacccgGGACAAAGAGAGGCTGGATTGA
- the LOC102942182 gene encoding SLAM family member 9 isoform X3: protein MRPKAAAGASGEELGPVRLNGIWGESVTFSLVVPRGSRVDSIVWIAKSTIAIVEPGKEAPPLVIDQRYRERLRVPDGGYSLQIMDLSQEDTGTYTAQITTEGTTEPIFQRFALHVYKRLTESDINIVPGQDSVRTVNGTCNVTLNCSLLGGGEEVTYTWTQTAESSVVSSGASILISHRLRSGVSPVTCMARNPVSSSSKSISPQEVCEGFSSTGFPAGSSSPVTYCQVKGILLLVVLGALLTAIGMVHVLTRDKERLD, encoded by the exons ATGCGGCCAAAAGCAG CTGCAGGAGCCTCCGGAGAAGAGTTGGGGCCCGTGAGGCTGAACGGGATTTGGGGAGAGTCGGTCACTTTCTCTCTGGTGGTTCCAAGAGGAAGCCGGGTTGACAGTATAGTCTGGATCGCAAAGTCAACTATAGCAATTGTGGAACCAGGAAAAGAAGCCCCACCCCTAGTGATAGATCAACGTTACAGAGAGCGACTGAGAGTCCCGGACGGGGGCTACTCATTGCAAATCATGGACCTAAGCCAGGAGGACACGGGCACATACACGGCACAAATAACCACAGAAGGAACCACTGAGCCCATCTTCCAGAGATTCGCCCTGCACGTGTACA AACGACTGACAGAGTCCGACATCAACATCGTCCCCGGGCAGGACTCCGTGCGCACTGTGAATGGGACGTGTAACGTCACCCTGAACTGCTCCctcctggggggaggagaggaagtgaCCTACACCTGGACCCAGACAGCAGAGAGCTCTGTTGTCTCCAGTGGGGCATCCATTCTCATCTCGCACAGACTCAGAAGTGGGGTCTCACCTGTTACCTGCATGGCCAGGAACCCTGTCAGTAGCAGCTCAAAATCAATCTCCCCACAGGAGGTTTGTGAAG GTTTCTCCAGCACTGGCTTCCCAGCAGGGTCAAGCAGCCCAGTGACCTATTGCCAGGTGAAGGGGATTCTCCTGCTGGTGGTGCTAGGAGCCCTGCTCACAGCCATCGGcatggtgcacgtcctcacccgGGACAAAGAGAGGCTGGATTGA
- the LOC102942182 gene encoding SLAM family member 9 isoform X2 produces MLGPLPPSLLFLLLAFQAVGASGEELGPVRLNGIWGESVTFSLVVPRGSRVDSIVWIAKSTIAIVEPGKEAPPLVIDQRYRERLRVPDGGYSLQIMDLSQEDTGTYTAQITTEGTTEPIFQRFALHVYKRLTESDINIVPGQDSVRTVNGTCNVTLNCSLLGGGEEVTYTWTQTAESSVVSSGASILISHRLRSGVSPVTCMARNPVSSSSKSISPQEVCEGFSSTGFPAGSSSPVTYCQVKGILLLVVLGALLTAIGMVHVLTRDKERLD; encoded by the exons ATGCTTGGACCTCTGCcaccttcccttctcttcctcctgctgGCTTTCCAAGCTGTAG GAGCCTCCGGAGAAGAGTTGGGGCCCGTGAGGCTGAACGGGATTTGGGGAGAGTCGGTCACTTTCTCTCTGGTGGTTCCAAGAGGAAGCCGGGTTGACAGTATAGTCTGGATCGCAAAGTCAACTATAGCAATTGTGGAACCAGGAAAAGAAGCCCCACCCCTAGTGATAGATCAACGTTACAGAGAGCGACTGAGAGTCCCGGACGGGGGCTACTCATTGCAAATCATGGACCTAAGCCAGGAGGACACGGGCACATACACGGCACAAATAACCACAGAAGGAACCACTGAGCCCATCTTCCAGAGATTCGCCCTGCACGTGTACA AACGACTGACAGAGTCCGACATCAACATCGTCCCCGGGCAGGACTCCGTGCGCACTGTGAATGGGACGTGTAACGTCACCCTGAACTGCTCCctcctggggggaggagaggaagtgaCCTACACCTGGACCCAGACAGCAGAGAGCTCTGTTGTCTCCAGTGGGGCATCCATTCTCATCTCGCACAGACTCAGAAGTGGGGTCTCACCTGTTACCTGCATGGCCAGGAACCCTGTCAGTAGCAGCTCAAAATCAATCTCCCCACAGGAGGTTTGTGAAG GTTTCTCCAGCACTGGCTTCCCAGCAGGGTCAAGCAGCCCAGTGACCTATTGCCAGGTGAAGGGGATTCTCCTGCTGGTGGTGCTAGGAGCCCTGCTCACAGCCATCGGcatggtgcacgtcctcacccgGGACAAAGAGAGGCTGGATTGA